CATTATGTCGGGGGTCAGGTCTATCCTCGAAACCGGGGTGGGTATGGTGTTCGTGACCGCGAGCTCGTCCACCGCGCTGCTCACCCTCTCTATCGCCCCCTCCGCGAAAATCCCGTGGGTGGCCGCGACGAAGACCTTCCTCGCACCCATGTCCCTCAGCAGGTTCGCGGCGCGGATCATCGTTCCTCCGGTGCTTATGATGTCATCCACTATGAGGACGTTCCTCCCCCTGACCTCAACGTCACCCGGGGTCATGCGAACCTCGGTTGGAGAGATGCGGACCTTTTGGAAATGGCCGTAATCCAGCCCCAGCCTTTCGGCAACGGCTTTAGCCCTCTCCAGAGCCCCTTTATCGGGAGCGAGGACCGTTCCCTCACCGAGCTTCTCCCCGAAGTACTCGGCCACGGCCCGGGCGGGCGAAAGGTTAACGGCCTTTCCCGGAAAGAAACTCAGCGTTCCCGGATTGTGGATGTCGAAAACGTAGAGCTCGTCGTAGTAAAGGCCGAGGGCTCTGAGCACGGCCCTGATGCTCACGGGCTCCCCTTCCCTGCTTGCCCTGTCCTGACGGGAGTAGGCCATGTACGGGATGACGGCCCTGAGTCTCCGAACCCCTCCCTCACGAAGTGCGTCCGCGATGAGGAGGGACTCGATAAGTTTCTCATCCTGCGGGGCAAAGGTCGACTGAACGACGGTAACCTCATCCGGAAAGTCTGCGACCCGGACGTACTTCTCCCCATCCGGGAACTTTCTTATCTCAACCTCAAGGATCCTACCACCCATGGCCTTTAATGGGCCTTCAAGGTGCCTGCCACCGCTTCCGATAACGAACATCGCCATCACCCTTTGCCGGTTGGGTGTTAAATCATGAACTTATAAAGCCACCGTTATACCAGAAGAACGGCAATAACCCCCGCGAGGAATACCCCGTCAAAGGTTCCCGCACCCCCTATGCTGACCATCGGGGCACCGAGCCTTTTGAGCTTCCCCCAGTTCATCAGATCCGCTCCTATGAGAACGCCCATCGTTCCGCTAACGTAGGCCACCAGCGTGGGGTTGTCCCCTCCGAGGGTCCAGCCGAGGAGCACCGCTATGAGCGGGGGCAGGAACATGGGCATCGCTATCCCGAGGCCCCTGACGGGCCTTGCCAGTGCGTGGCTGAAGAGGGCCGCTATAAGGGTTGCCAGAAGCACGTTGAAGAGGGTGGAGAACCTGCCGAGAAGGATCAACCTCGTGACCTCGTAGAGGACAACGCTGAGCGGAACCAGTGCCCCGCCGACGTTCACCGCTATGACCACCTTCCTCTCGGCCCAGTCGAAGTAGGGAACCGGGTAGGGGATACCGAGGAAGCGGACTTCCCTCAGGCCGATGATAGGCTCGTAGGTGGTCTCCTCCGCCACGGGGATGTTTATGAAACTGCCGAAGAGCGAGAAGAGAAAGAGGGTGTAGGCAACCCCGGGGGGAATGCCGAGCCTCGCGAAGGCGGTCGTGACCATACTCGAAAACACGAAAAAAACGACCATGAAGAGGATGAACATGATGAGCAGAAGGGGGAGCGAAACGGGGGGTATCAGGAAGTGCCTTCCTCTCACCACAACCACCGTCCTGAAGGATTTTATGTAGCTTACTCAACAGGGGTATTAAAAATCTATGCCCAACGAAAAACTTTAAGTCAACTTCGCCGAAACCACAGAAGGAGGTATTAACATGAGGATCATCTGGTACGGACACGCGTGCTTTTGGGTCGAGACGAGGGGTGTGAGACTGCTCATCGACCCTTATCCCGAGGTTGACGACGACAGAATCGGAGGGGTGGACTACATACTGATAACCCACGAACACGCTGACCACTACGGCAAGGTCGAGCTGCTCTCGAGGCTGAGGGACGCGACGGTGATAGGGCCCAAGCAGGTTTACGTGATGGCGATAAGTGACGGTGTAACGAAGGTCAGGGAAATAGAAGGTGGACAGACCTTAGAACTCGAGAACGGGGTTAAGGTTACGGCGGTTTATGTGGAACACCCCTCGAGCCAGTACCCCCTGGGATACCTGATAGAGGGGGAGGTAAGGGTATTCCACACGGGCGACACCTACCCAGCACCGGCCTTCCAGAGGCTCAGGGGAAAGGTCGACGTCCTCATGGTTCCCATAAGCGGGCGTTCGACTGCAAACGAGCGCGAGGCGGCCCAGATTGTCGAGGACATAAGGCCCAGAATAGTTATCCCCATGCACTACGGGGTTTACGGTGAGGGAAACGTCGAGAAGCTTCGGGAAGAACTGAAGAAGAGGCGCGTCTGGACTTTGCTTCGCCCGATGGAGCCCTACGAGGAGCTCACCCTTTAGCGGTGAGGGGAATGCTCACCACCGGGGTAAAATCACTGGATAAACTTCTCGGGGGCGGCATAGCCGAGGGCGTTCTAACCCAGATCTACGGGAGCTTTGCCGCGGGTAAGACCACGCTGGCAGTGCAGGTTGGACTCCTCAGCCCCGGAAAGGTCGCCTACGTTGATACCGAGGGGGGCTTTTCCCCGGAGAGGTTGAGGGGAATGGCGGAGGCGAGAAAACTCGAGCCGGATCGAGCCCTCCAGAGGTTCGTACTCTTCACACCGTGGGATTTCAGGGAGCAGGGGCGGGTCATAGGCGGTCTCAAGAGGGTCGTTGACGGCTCCTTTTCTCTGATAGTCGTTGATTCAATAACCGCCCACTATCGCGCGGAGGAGCGGAGGAAAGGCCTGACGAACGAACTGGCGAGACAGTTGCAGGTTCTTCTCTTCATAGCGAGGAGGAACAACATTCCTGTTATCGTCATAAATCAGGTCCACTTTGACAGTGGCACCGGGGGGATGCGAGCAGTTGCGGAGCACACCCTCGGCTACCGCACCAAGGACATCCTCAGGATGGAGAGGCTGAGCACCGGTCGAAGGATCGCGGTACTCGAAAGGCACCGCTTCCGGCCGGAGGGCGGTGTGGCCTACCTCAGAATAACGGAAAAGGGAGTGGAAGAGGATAATGGACCTCAGATCCTGTCGTAGACTTCCTGAGCTATCCTCAGGGCCGAGCGGTAGAGTTTCTCGGTGATGATGCCCTCCTCGTAGTGCGCCGTGAGTTTGTCCCTGTCTATTATCTCCTTCCTGCCGTCCGGCCACCTGACGATGTCCACCTCGAGATCAACGTACCTTGCCCTATCGGGGTACACCTCCACGGGAGTGTTGATGTTGTAGTACTCTCCCTTCAGGTTGCCGTTTCTGTCGTAGTATCTATGCACGAACCACCATTTACCCGCCTCTATCTCCGTTATCACGTAGTCCCCGAACTCTATAGGAACGTCCAGACCGTCGTAGAATTTTCCCGCCTTGAGATGGCGCCTGAAGGTTACCTTCAGCGGATCGGTTGATACCTCAACCACCTCGCCGGGCCCGATCTTTATCCTCTGGCCGTCGGGCTTGCAGTGCTCAAGGCTGAAGAGCCATCCCTTTCTGGGCCCCCTGCTGGCCACCAAGGTCTCCCAGAAGGCCGCGTTTACCTTATCCCTGTGGCCGGGAACCTTCGAAAGGATTCCCTCCGCTATCTCCACGGCAAAGCTCAGCTCCACATCGTAGGCCTTCAGCCGGTGGTGGCCCTCGATCGTAGGGATAACCTCGTTCCTTATACCGTCAAGCTTTCCCTTCGCGCCCCCTCCGAACTCCACCTCGTATATGTCCCTCCCCTCAACGATAAGGGACGGAGCCGGGTAGGAGTCGGCCTCCTTGAGCCTGTCCGCCAGTCTGGAGAGTTTTATTATCTCGTCCCTGAGGGTGTTCCAGTCCTTGTAGGCCGCCGCAGTTCTCCAGAGAACGCCCCATTCGCCGAGATCGATACTCAATCCAAGGATCCTGAGCCTTTCACGTTCGCTCTGATCCCTTATCTTCCGGGATATCTTGACGTGCCTCTGAGCACCCACTGGCTTGGGTATCAGGACGGCGTAATCCCCGGGAAGCGTGGGGGTAATGCTCAGCCTCGGCAGGACGTCGTGCTTTCTGACCTGCACGACAAATTCATCGCCCTCAACCGCCTCGGGAAGCTCCTTCACCGGAACCGTTCCAATGGCGCTTCCAATGTCCACGTAGACGTAGCGCTCGTCCTTCTTAACCACCATACCCCTGTAGATGCCGTAGAGCTGGTAGGGAAGCTTCCTGAAGAAAACGTCTATGAACTCCTCCTCAAGAACGCTTTTAACGTCCTCAACCTTTCTACCGACGAGGATTACCCCGTGGTGGTCTTTTTTGTCGTAAACATCGACGTCAAACTCGTCGTAGGTCTTCTCAAGGTTAAAGCGCTCGACTATCCTGTTGCTTGGCTGGGC
The window above is part of the Thermococcus sp. P6 genome. Proteins encoded here:
- a CDS encoding ribose-phosphate diphosphokinase; the protein is MFVIGSGGRHLEGPLKAMGGRILEVEIRKFPDGEKYVRVADFPDEVTVVQSTFAPQDEKLIESLLIADALREGGVRRLRAVIPYMAYSRQDRASREGEPVSIRAVLRALGLYYDELYVFDIHNPGTLSFFPGKAVNLSPARAVAEYFGEKLGEGTVLAPDKGALERAKAVAERLGLDYGHFQKVRISPTEVRMTPGDVEVRGRNVLIVDDIISTGGTMIRAANLLRDMGARKVFVAATHGIFAEGAIERVSSAVDELAVTNTIPTPVSRIDLTPDIMRLSSGP
- a CDS encoding DUF1614 domain-containing protein produces the protein MFILFMVVFFVFSSMVTTAFARLGIPPGVAYTLFLFSLFGSFINIPVAEETTYEPIIGLREVRFLGIPYPVPYFDWAERKVVIAVNVGGALVPLSVVLYEVTRLILLGRFSTLFNVLLATLIAALFSHALARPVRGLGIAMPMFLPPLIAVLLGWTLGGDNPTLVAYVSGTMGVLIGADLMNWGKLKRLGAPMVSIGGAGTFDGVFLAGVIAVLLV
- a CDS encoding MBL fold metallo-hydrolase → MRIIWYGHACFWVETRGVRLLIDPYPEVDDDRIGGVDYILITHEHADHYGKVELLSRLRDATVIGPKQVYVMAISDGVTKVREIEGGQTLELENGVKVTAVYVEHPSSQYPLGYLIEGEVRVFHTGDTYPAPAFQRLRGKVDVLMVPISGRSTANEREAAQIVEDIRPRIVIPMHYGVYGEGNVEKLREELKKRRVWTLLRPMEPYEELTL
- the radB gene encoding DNA repair and recombination protein RadB, yielding MLTTGVKSLDKLLGGGIAEGVLTQIYGSFAAGKTTLAVQVGLLSPGKVAYVDTEGGFSPERLRGMAEARKLEPDRALQRFVLFTPWDFREQGRVIGGLKRVVDGSFSLIVVDSITAHYRAEERRKGLTNELARQLQVLLFIARRNNIPVIVINQVHFDSGTGGMRAVAEHTLGYRTKDILRMERLSTGRRIAVLERHRFRPEGGVAYLRITEKGVEEDNGPQILS
- a CDS encoding ribonuclease E/G — translated: MSTDTGVSVRVRGIYSTALTKLFLDRGFGIAQPSNRIVERFNLEKTYDEFDVDVYDKKDHHGVILVGRKVEDVKSVLEEEFIDVFFRKLPYQLYGIYRGMVVKKDERYVYVDIGSAIGTVPVKELPEAVEGDEFVVQVRKHDVLPRLSITPTLPGDYAVLIPKPVGAQRHVKISRKIRDQSERERLRILGLSIDLGEWGVLWRTAAAYKDWNTLRDEIIKLSRLADRLKEADSYPAPSLIVEGRDIYEVEFGGGAKGKLDGIRNEVIPTIEGHHRLKAYDVELSFAVEIAEGILSKVPGHRDKVNAAFWETLVASRGPRKGWLFSLEHCKPDGQRIKIGPGEVVEVSTDPLKVTFRRHLKAGKFYDGLDVPIEFGDYVITEIEAGKWWFVHRYYDRNGNLKGEYYNINTPVEVYPDRARYVDLEVDIVRWPDGRKEIIDRDKLTAHYEEGIITEKLYRSALRIAQEVYDRI